The Rhipicephalus sanguineus isolate Rsan-2018 unplaced genomic scaffold, BIME_Rsan_1.4 Seq568, whole genome shotgun sequence genome contains a region encoding:
- the LOC125756734 gene encoding uncharacterized protein LOC125756734 translates to MLGQCDIILLVSCVLSAGFAANRDTVGPFSKASSGKCAPKPNSYGIGNRATCTFTRVLDIDSHRMPPEIPSVKCKCPGNLCSPTGDFRCQEVKEKIRVSYPRWRDGSWWSVQNKTLDVTTACICAMSQAVEAYDDTDRTLDVMYNGVR, encoded by the coding sequence ATGCTCGGACAGTGCGACATCATTCTTCTGGTCTCCTGCGTGTTGTCGGCGGGCTTCGCTGCCAACAGGGACACCGTCGGCCCGTTCTCCAAAGCCTCGAGCGGAAAGTGCGCGCCTAAGCCCAATTCGTACGGCATCGGAAACCGGGCGACCTGCACATTCACCCGGGTGCTggacatcgactcccacaggaTGCCGCCGGAAATACCCAGCGTCAAGTGCAAGTGTCCCGGAAACCTGTGCAGCCCCACGGGTGACTTCCGGTGCCAGGAAGTGAAGGAAAAGATCAGGGTGTCCTACCCGCGCTGGAGAGACGGTTCGTGGTGGTCGGTGCAAAACAAGACCTTAGACGTGACCACGGCCTGTATTTGTGCCATGAGCCAAGCTGTAGAGGCGTATGACGACACCGACAGAACGTTGGACGTGATGTACAACGGAGTTCGTTGA
- the LOC119377804 gene encoding very low-density lipoprotein receptor-like codes for MERRCDGKRDCADGTDEGNCMTPSPCTEGQFACKDGQSCIPVIWMCNGDRDCWDGSDEDVNVCNEHTRCPEDRFVCNSAQRGYRCLPAAWRCNGYHDCRDDSDEANCTSKICKENEFECEESGECIPASQRCDGENNCEDSSDERNCTAEKMCPEGQISCKTKSRCIMAKWLCDGDSDCPDGSDEVNCTSIRTCAENQFACKDNADCLPENWRCDGDPDCSDGSDEANCTSIHICSLAEFACKDNGACISAKWQCDGDPDCADGSDEVNCTFRHTCSDTEFACTSSGHCISETWRCDGDRDCSDGSDEVNCTSGGHCIPETWQCDGDPDCADGSDEASFGL; via the exons ATGGAGCGGCGTTGCGACGGAAAACGCGACTGCGCCGACGGCACGGACGAAGGGAACTGCATGACGCCAAGCCCGTGCACGGAAGGACAGTTCGCGTGCAAGGACGGTCAATCGTGCATTCCTGTGATCTGGATGTGTAACGGTGACCGAGACTGTTGGGACGGCTCAGACGAAGATGTCAACGTCTGCAACGAGCATACAAggtgccctgaggaccggttcgtGTGTAATTCGGCGCAAAGAGGTTACAGATGTCTTCCTGCGGCGTGGCGTTGCAACGGATACCATGACTGCAGAGACGATTCCGACGAGGCCAATTGCACTTCCAAGATTTGCAAAGAGAATGAATTCGAGTGTGAGGAAAGCGGAGAATGCATACCTGCGAGTCAGCGTTGTGACGGTGAAAACAACTGTGAAGACTCCTCGGATGAGCGCAACTGCACTGCCGAGAAAATGTGCCCCGAAGGACAGATTTCTTGCAAAACGAAGAGCCGCTGTATAATGGCAAAATGGCTGTGTGACGGGGACTCCGATTGCCCTGACGGCTCGGACGAAGTTAACTGCACATCCATACGAACGTGTGCCGAAAACCAGTTTGCCTGCAAGGATAACGCTGACTGCCTACCAGAGAATTGGAGATGCGACGGTGACCCTGACTGTTCTGATGGCTCTGATGAAGCGAACTGTACATCCATACACATTTGTTCACTCGCAGAATTTGCGTGCAAAGACAATGGTGCCTGCATTTCGGCAAAGTGGCAATGTGATGGTGACCCTGACTGTGCGGATGGCTCGGATGAAGTAAACTGTACATTTAGGCACACTTGTTCAGACACAGAATTTGCCTGCACGAGCAGTGGCCACTGCATTTCGGAAACCTGGCGATGTGATGGTGACCGTGATTGTTCCGATGGCTCCGATGAAGTAAACTGTACATCTGG TGGCCATTGCATTCCAGAGACCTGGCAATGTGATGGCGACCCGGACTGTGCGGATGGCTCCGATGAAGCAAGCT TTGGCCTGTAA
- the LOC119377805 gene encoding low-density lipoprotein receptor-like, with the protein MDRTQCIRVALRCDGKRDCKDGTDEDAVACLNKTSCPSGQFTCRSTLEGSATCLPRTFLCDGFKHCVDGSDEDCCESRICDPGEFRCDGGQCISQHSTCDDKRDCQDGSDENLMLCLAYKSICPSPQMPCNSLNGSLICVDESRKCDGHVDCKNGIDERFDCAALAFNCRGSFFRCDNRRCVPNGWRCDGDDDCFDGSDEKGCADNDDERLVNCPVTEFACSSGTACVALNLRCDHRTDCPDGSDEIDCPTDLFNFL; encoded by the coding sequence ATGGACAGAACCCAATGCATACGTGTAGCGTTGCGGTGCGATGGAAAACGCGATTGCAAAGATGGGACAGACGAAGATGCAGTGGCGTGTTTAAACAAAACGTCCTGCCCTTCTGGACAATTCACTTGCAGAAGCACCCTCGAGGGCTCGGCGACGTGCTTGCCCAGGACCTTCCTATGCGATGGTTTCAAGCACTGCGTCGACGGCTCTGATGAAGACTGTTGCGAAAGCAGGATCTGCGATCCAGGAGAGTTTCGTTGTGACGGAGGACAATGCATTTCCCAGCACAGCACATGCGACGACAAGCGCGACTGTCAAGATGGATCGGACGAAAACTTGATGCTATGTCTCGCGTACAAGTCAATCTGTCCTTCGCCGCAGATGCCCTGCAATTCACTGAACGGTAGCCTCATCTGCGTCGACGAATCTCGAAAGTGCGACGGTCATGTAGACTGCAAGAATGGCATCGACGAGAGATTTGACTGCGCAGCGTTGGCCTTCAATTGTCGGGGAAGCTTCTTCCGCTGTGATAATCGAAGGTGCGTGCCGAATGGCTGGAGGTGTGACGGTGATGATGACTGTTTCGACGGAAGTGACGAAAAAGGCTGTGCTGACAACGACGACGAACGTCTCGTGAATTGCCCAGTGACCGAATTTGCGTGCTCCTCGGGTACGGCTTGCGTTGCGCTCAACTTACGTTGTGACCACCGTACCGACTGTCCCGATGGATCCGACGAGATTGACTGCCCTACCGATTTATTCAATTTCTTGTGA
- the LOC119377815 gene encoding low-density lipoprotein receptor-like — translation MVCHTAPWCGGKRNCTEDPDKFAILQVIDACPPGQFSCRTTIEGPEACLQMTFKCDGQTQCIDGYDEADCEKSICEDDEIRCRGNDGRCVFKRYICDGKRDCRDGWDESETLCFLYKHCPRGQLPCSSQNDSIICVDEALRCEEPAQCKNGSRDSRLCDDLASQWLGSFFHCANANLRLPPFSR, via the coding sequence ATGGTCTGCCATACGGCACCGTGGTGCGGCGGCAAACGCAACTGCACAGAAGACCCGGACAAGTTCGCGATACTCCAGGTGATTGACGCGTGTCCGCCAGGGCAGTTCTCTTGCCGAACAACTATCGAGGGCCCGGAGgcgtgtctgcagatgacatTCAAGTGTGACGGTCAGACGCAATGCATCGATGGCTACGACGAGGCAGACTGCGAAAAGAGCATCTGCGAAGACGATGAGATTCGCTGTCGGGGTAATGACGGGCGCTGCGTTTTCAAGCGGTACATATGCGACGGCAAGCGTGACTGCCGAGACGGATGGGATGAGAGTGAGACGTTATGCTTCCTGTACAAGCACTGCCCTCGCGGCCAGCTGCCCTGCTCCTCGCAGAACGACAGCATTATCTGCGTCGACGAAGCGCTAAGGTGCGAGGAACCCGCGCAGTGCAAGAACGGAAGCAGGGATAGCCGCCTCTGCGACGATCTCGCGTCCCAGTGGCTGGGAAGCTTCTTCCACTGCGCTAACGCCAACCTTCGCCTGCCTCCATTTTCACGGTAG
- the LOC119377803 gene encoding very low-density lipoprotein receptor — translation MATTRSKTASGPSTLLPAFIIAIVLATATSYTTLRHLGYPAIYSCSLKTFRCVGDGNPVQRTWLCDGIWDCRDGSDETDCHSNRTCLESEFRCERDGRCIPVAWRCDGFRDCADGSDESDEMCYEGATCKEDEIRCGPFNLGSSACHATPRCGGKFDCRQQPVKFAVYRFISTSCPPGQFACPTTTEGPNACLPKAFLCDGQAQCIDGYDEVDCEKPTCEDGEFRCLTGGRCVPKRYMCDGKRDCRDGSDETWKLCFLHKYCPRGQLPCLFHNDSATCLDEAATCDEHSGCERTIICGELAFQCRGSFFRCAHGLCIPKRWRCDNERHCLDGSDEKDCATSDGEGRLENCAVSEFACSSGTACIPLSMRCNSRPDCPDESDERGCPSEMSNIVRPHLR, via the coding sequence ATGGCTACTACGCGCAGCAAGACTGCGTCGGGGCCGTCAACGTTGCTTCCCGCGTTCATTATTGCCATTGTTCTGGCAACTGCGACATCGTACACCACTCTGAGGCATCTCGGCTACCCCGCCATCTATTCGTGCTCATTGAAGACTTTCAGGTGTGTCGGAGACGGAAACCCGGTGCAAAGGACGTGGCTCTGTGACGGCATTTGGGACTGCAGGGACGGTTCGGACGAGACGGACTGCCACTCGAACAGGACCTGTCTAGAGAGTGAATTCCGCTGCGAACGAGACGGGAGATGCATTCCGGTCGCCTGGCGCTGCGACGGGTTTCGGGACTGCGCGGACGGATCGGACGAATCCGACGAGATGTGCTATGAAGGCGCGACTTGCAAGGAGGACGAGATTCGCTGCGGCCCCTTTAATTTGGGAAGTAGCGCCTGTCACGCGACACCGAGGTGCGGCGGCAAATTCGACTGCCGGCAACAACCGGTCAAGTTCGCGGTATACCGGTTTATTTCGACTTCGTGTCCGCCCGGGCAGTTCGCTTGTCCAACAACAACCGAGGGCCCGAACGCGTGTTTGCCGAAGGCCTTTCTATGCGACGGCCAAGCGCAATGCATCGACGGGTACGACGAAGTCGACTGCGAAAAGCCCACCTGCGAGGACGGAGAGTTTCGCTGCCTCACGGGAGGGCGTTGCGTTCCCAAGCGGTACATGTGCGACGGCAAGCGTGACTGCCGAGACGGATCGGATGAGACCTGGAAGTTATGCTTCCTCCACAAGTACTGCCCTCGGGGCCAGCTGCCCTGCTTATTCCACAACGACAGCGCTACCTGCCTAGACGAAGCCGCAACGTGCGACGAACACTCGGGGTGCGAGAGGACCATTATCTGCGGCGAGCTCGCGTTCCAGTGCCGCGGAAGCTTCTTCCGCTGCGCCCACGGCTTGTGCATACCGAAACGCTGGAGGTGCGACAATGAGCGCCACTGCTTGGACGGTAGCGACGAGAAGGACTGCGCCACCAGCGACGGCGAAGGACGTCTGGAGAATTGCGCCGTCAGTGAGTTTGCCTGCTCCTCGGGCACCGCTTGTATCCCGCTCAGTATGCGTTGCAACAGCCGACCGGACTGTCCCGATGAGTCCGACGAACGAGGTTGCCCTTCGGAGATGTCCAACATCGTGCGGCCCCACCTACGTTGA